Proteins encoded together in one Festucalex cinctus isolate MCC-2025b chromosome 8, RoL_Fcin_1.0, whole genome shotgun sequence window:
- the yod1 gene encoding ubiquitin thioesterase OTU1 isoform X2, with translation MLRLRCKAKNGTHVMQGLTHQSCVHELKSKVEELTGIPCEVQKIMVGYPPSSLDLRNGDARLKDYPIKSGDTLIVEEEKNKAKLGGHSVVTRTPRLNALPALARRVVPADNSCLFTSVNYVVEGGVYDPACAPEMRGLIAQIVSGDPAAYSEVVLGKSNEDYCAWIRRGDTWGGAIEVSILSKFYQCEICVVDTQTVRVDRFGEDAGYRKRVLLIYDGIHYDPLQREAPGSPPQTVFSTADDVILAQALELADEARRKRQFTDVNRFALRCAVCQTGLVGQKEAREHARETGHTNFGEV, from the exons ATGTTGCGTCTTCGCTGTAAGGCCAAAAACGGGACTCACGTGATGCAAGGGTTGACTCACCAATCGTGCGTGCACGAGTTAAAAAGCAAAGTGGAGGAGCTGACTGGCATCCCGTGCGAGGTGCAGAAAATCATGGTGGGCTATCCGCCTTCCAGCCTGGACCTGCGCAACGGGGACGCCCGCCTCAAGGACTACCCCATCAAGTCTG GCGACACGCTCATCGtggaggaggagaaaaacaaGGCCAAGTTGGGCGGCCACTCCGTCGTGACCAGAACGCCTCGCCTGAACGCCTTGCCGGCGCTGGCGCGTCGCGTGGTGCCGGCCGACAACTCGTGCCTGTTCACCAGCGTCAACTACGTGGTGGAGGGCGGCGTGTACGACCCGGCGTGCGCCCCCGAGATGCGCGGCCTCATCGCCCAGATCGTGTCCGGCGACCCGGCGGCGTACTCGGAGGTCGTCCTGGGCAAGAGCAACGAGGACTACTGCGCCTGGATCCGGCGCGGCGACACGTGGGGCGGCGCCATCGAGGTGTCCATCCTGTCCAAGTTCTACCAGTGCGAGATCTGCGTGGTGGACACGCAGACGGTGCGCGTGGACCGCTTCGGCGAGGACGCCGGCTACCGCAAGCGCGTGCTGCTCATCTACGACGGCATCCACTACGACCCGCTGCAGAGGGAGGCGCCCGGCTCGCCCCCGCAGACCGTCTTCTCCACCGCCGACGACGTCATCCTGGCGCAGGCCCTGGAGCTGGCCGACGAGGCCCGCCGCAAGCGGCAGTTCACGGACGTCAACCGCTTCGCGCTGCGCTGCGCGGTGTGCCAGACGGGCCTGGTGGGACAGAAGGAGGCGCGCGAGCACGCCCGGGAGACGGGCCACACCAATTTTGGCGAAGTCTGA
- the yod1 gene encoding ubiquitin thioesterase OTU1 isoform X1 has product MDRMLRLRCKAKNGTHVMQGLTHQSCVHELKSKVEELTGIPCEVQKIMVGYPPSSLDLRNGDARLKDYPIKSGDTLIVEEEKNKAKLGGHSVVTRTPRLNALPALARRVVPADNSCLFTSVNYVVEGGVYDPACAPEMRGLIAQIVSGDPAAYSEVVLGKSNEDYCAWIRRGDTWGGAIEVSILSKFYQCEICVVDTQTVRVDRFGEDAGYRKRVLLIYDGIHYDPLQREAPGSPPQTVFSTADDVILAQALELADEARRKRQFTDVNRFALRCAVCQTGLVGQKEAREHARETGHTNFGEV; this is encoded by the exons ATGGACAG GATGTTGCGTCTTCGCTGTAAGGCCAAAAACGGGACTCACGTGATGCAAGGGTTGACTCACCAATCGTGCGTGCACGAGTTAAAAAGCAAAGTGGAGGAGCTGACTGGCATCCCGTGCGAGGTGCAGAAAATCATGGTGGGCTATCCGCCTTCCAGCCTGGACCTGCGCAACGGGGACGCCCGCCTCAAGGACTACCCCATCAAGTCTG GCGACACGCTCATCGtggaggaggagaaaaacaaGGCCAAGTTGGGCGGCCACTCCGTCGTGACCAGAACGCCTCGCCTGAACGCCTTGCCGGCGCTGGCGCGTCGCGTGGTGCCGGCCGACAACTCGTGCCTGTTCACCAGCGTCAACTACGTGGTGGAGGGCGGCGTGTACGACCCGGCGTGCGCCCCCGAGATGCGCGGCCTCATCGCCCAGATCGTGTCCGGCGACCCGGCGGCGTACTCGGAGGTCGTCCTGGGCAAGAGCAACGAGGACTACTGCGCCTGGATCCGGCGCGGCGACACGTGGGGCGGCGCCATCGAGGTGTCCATCCTGTCCAAGTTCTACCAGTGCGAGATCTGCGTGGTGGACACGCAGACGGTGCGCGTGGACCGCTTCGGCGAGGACGCCGGCTACCGCAAGCGCGTGCTGCTCATCTACGACGGCATCCACTACGACCCGCTGCAGAGGGAGGCGCCCGGCTCGCCCCCGCAGACCGTCTTCTCCACCGCCGACGACGTCATCCTGGCGCAGGCCCTGGAGCTGGCCGACGAGGCCCGCCGCAAGCGGCAGTTCACGGACGTCAACCGCTTCGCGCTGCGCTGCGCGGTGTGCCAGACGGGCCTGGTGGGACAGAAGGAGGCGCGCGAGCACGCCCGGGAGACGGGCCACACCAATTTTGGCGAAGTCTGA
- the LOC144024041 gene encoding 6-phosphofructo-2-kinase/fructose-2,6-bisphosphatase 2-like isoform X2, translating to MSNRRPHTKKADDRMNEKKCSWASYMTNIPTVIVMIGLPARGKTYVSKKLTRYLNWIGVPTKVFNLGVYRREAVRAYKSYDFFRHDNEEAMKIRKQCALVALQDVKVYLTDEGGQIAVFDATNTTRERRDLIQAFVKENAFKVFFVESVCDDPEVIAANIMEVKVSSPDYPERHRERVMDDFLKRIECYKVTYQPLDPDDYDKDLSFIKVMNVGRRFLVNRVQDYIQSKIVYYLMNIHVHSHSIYLCRHGESHHNVEGRIGGDSELSSRGKQFARALRKFIEEHELSDLKVWTSQLRRTIQTAEELAVPYEQWKILNEIDAGVCEEMTYEMIQRAFPEEFALRDQDKYHYRYPGGESYQDLVQRLEPVIMELERQGNVLVICHQAVMRCLLAYFLDKSAEDLPYMKCPLHTVLKLTPVAYGCKVEMFYLNVEAVNTHRDRPLGSLCEGIDFDNAEETSGCVRF from the exons ATGTCGAACCGGCGCCCCCACACCAAGAAAGCAGACGACAGGATGAATGAGAAGAAATGCT CATGGGCGTCCTACATGACAAATATCCCTACCGTGATCGTGATGATCGGTCTGCCGGCCCGAGGGAAGACGTACGTGTCCAAGAAGCTCACGCGCTACCTCAACTGGATCGGCGTCCCCACCAAAG TGTTTAACCTGGGCGTGTACCGGCGTGAGGCCGTCCGAGCCTACAAGTCGTACGACTTCTTCCGCCACGACAACGAGGAGGCCATGAAGATCAGGAA GCAGTGCGCGCTTGTGGCCTTGCAAGATGTGAAAGTGTACCTGACAGACGAAGGCGGTCAAATCGCT GTTTTCGACGCAACCAACACGACGAGAGAACGCCGGGACCTCATTCAGGCGTTTGTGAAGGAGAACGCGTTCAAG GTGTTCTTCGTGGAGTCCGTGTGTGACGACCCGGAGGTCATTGCCGCCAATATCATG GAAGTCAAGGTGTCCAGTCCAGACTACCCCGAGAGGCACCGGGAGCGAGTCATGGATGACTTCCTGAAACGGATCGAGTGCTACAAGGTGACTTACCAGCCGTTGGATCCTGATGATTACGACAA GGACCTGTCTTTCATCAAAGTGATGAACGTGGGCCGCCGTTTCTTGGTGAACCGGGTGCAAGACTACATCCAGAGCAAGATCGTCTACTACCTCATGAACATCCACGTGCACTCGCACTCCATCTACCTGTGTCGCCACGGCGAGAGCCACCACAACGTCGAGGGCCGCATCGGAGGCGATTCGGAACTCTCGTCGCGTGGGAAACAG tttgccCGTGCCCTTCGTAAGTTCATCGAGGAGCACGAGCTGTCGGATTTGAAGGTGTGGACGAGCCAGCTGAGACGCACCATACAGACGGCGGAGGAGCTGGCCGTCCCTTACGAACAGTGGAAGATCCTCAACGAAATTGACGCG gGCGTGTGCGAGGAGATGACCTACGAGATGATCCAGAGGGCGTTCCCGGAGGAGTTTGCCTTGAGGGACCAGGACAAATATCACTATCGCTACCCAGGCGGAGAG TCGTACCAGGACCTGGTCCAGCGTCTGGAGCCGGTCATCATGGAGCTGGAGAGGCAAGGCAACGTGCTGGTCATCTGCCACCAGGCCGTCATGCGATGCCTGCTGGCCTACTTCCTGGACAAAAGCgcag AAGATCTGCCCTACATGAAGTGTCCGCTCCACACCGTCCTCAAACTCACCCCGGTGGCGTACG GCTGTAAAGTGGAAATGTTTTATCTCAATGTGGAGGCAGTGAACACGCATCGCGACAGGCCACTT GGCTCCCTGTGCGAAGGCATCGACTTTGACAACGCCGAAGAAACGAGCGGCTGCGTCCGCTTCTGA
- the LOC144024041 gene encoding 6-phosphofructo-2-kinase/fructose-2,6-bisphosphatase 2-like isoform X1, with protein sequence MSNRRPHTKKADDRMNEKKCSWASYMTNIPTVIVMIGLPARGKTYVSKKLTRYLNWIGVPTKVFNLGVYRREAVRAYKSYDFFRHDNEEAMKIRKQCALVALQDVKVYLTDEGGQIAVFDATNTTRERRDLIQAFVKENAFKVFFVESVCDDPEVIAANIMEVKVSSPDYPERHRERVMDDFLKRIECYKVTYQPLDPDDYDKDLSFIKVMNVGRRFLVNRVQDYIQSKIVYYLMNIHVHSHSIYLCRHGESHHNVEGRIGGDSELSSRGKQFARALRKFIEEHELSDLKVWTSQLRRTIQTAEELAVPYEQWKILNEIDAGVCEEMTYEMIQRAFPEEFALRDQDKYHYRYPGGESYQDLVQRLEPVIMELERQGNVLVICHQAVMRCLLAYFLDKSAEDLPYMKCPLHTVLKLTPVAYGCKVEMFYLNVEAVNTHRDRPLDQFPKDSALLLRRNSYTPLSSHDQVKRPRLYSAGNQPWLPLAPTPSALMPEGRSSQGSLCEGIDFDNAEETSGCVRF encoded by the exons ATGTCGAACCGGCGCCCCCACACCAAGAAAGCAGACGACAGGATGAATGAGAAGAAATGCT CATGGGCGTCCTACATGACAAATATCCCTACCGTGATCGTGATGATCGGTCTGCCGGCCCGAGGGAAGACGTACGTGTCCAAGAAGCTCACGCGCTACCTCAACTGGATCGGCGTCCCCACCAAAG TGTTTAACCTGGGCGTGTACCGGCGTGAGGCCGTCCGAGCCTACAAGTCGTACGACTTCTTCCGCCACGACAACGAGGAGGCCATGAAGATCAGGAA GCAGTGCGCGCTTGTGGCCTTGCAAGATGTGAAAGTGTACCTGACAGACGAAGGCGGTCAAATCGCT GTTTTCGACGCAACCAACACGACGAGAGAACGCCGGGACCTCATTCAGGCGTTTGTGAAGGAGAACGCGTTCAAG GTGTTCTTCGTGGAGTCCGTGTGTGACGACCCGGAGGTCATTGCCGCCAATATCATG GAAGTCAAGGTGTCCAGTCCAGACTACCCCGAGAGGCACCGGGAGCGAGTCATGGATGACTTCCTGAAACGGATCGAGTGCTACAAGGTGACTTACCAGCCGTTGGATCCTGATGATTACGACAA GGACCTGTCTTTCATCAAAGTGATGAACGTGGGCCGCCGTTTCTTGGTGAACCGGGTGCAAGACTACATCCAGAGCAAGATCGTCTACTACCTCATGAACATCCACGTGCACTCGCACTCCATCTACCTGTGTCGCCACGGCGAGAGCCACCACAACGTCGAGGGCCGCATCGGAGGCGATTCGGAACTCTCGTCGCGTGGGAAACAG tttgccCGTGCCCTTCGTAAGTTCATCGAGGAGCACGAGCTGTCGGATTTGAAGGTGTGGACGAGCCAGCTGAGACGCACCATACAGACGGCGGAGGAGCTGGCCGTCCCTTACGAACAGTGGAAGATCCTCAACGAAATTGACGCG gGCGTGTGCGAGGAGATGACCTACGAGATGATCCAGAGGGCGTTCCCGGAGGAGTTTGCCTTGAGGGACCAGGACAAATATCACTATCGCTACCCAGGCGGAGAG TCGTACCAGGACCTGGTCCAGCGTCTGGAGCCGGTCATCATGGAGCTGGAGAGGCAAGGCAACGTGCTGGTCATCTGCCACCAGGCCGTCATGCGATGCCTGCTGGCCTACTTCCTGGACAAAAGCgcag AAGATCTGCCCTACATGAAGTGTCCGCTCCACACCGTCCTCAAACTCACCCCGGTGGCGTACG GCTGTAAAGTGGAAATGTTTTATCTCAATGTGGAGGCAGTGAACACGCATCGCGACAGGCCACTT GATCAATTCCCCAAGGACTCGGCCCTCTTACTCCGGCGGAATAGTTACACGCCCTTGTCCAGTCACGACCAGGTGAAGCGTCCCCGGCTGTACAGCGCCGGCAACCAGCCGTGGCTGCCCCTGGCGCCCACGCCGTCGGCTTTGATGCCCGAGGGACGCTCCAGCCAA GGCTCCCTGTGCGAAGGCATCGACTTTGACAACGCCGAAGAAACGAGCGGCTGCGTCCGCTTCTGA
- the LOC144024041 gene encoding 6-phosphofructo-2-kinase/fructose-2,6-bisphosphatase 2-like isoform X3, giving the protein MSNRRPHTKKADDRMNEKKCSWASYMTNIPTVIVMIGLPARGKTYVSKKLTRYLNWIGVPTKVFNLGVYRREAVRAYKSYDFFRHDNEEAMKIRKQCALVALQDVKVYLTDEGGQIAVFDATNTTRERRDLIQAFVKENAFKVFFVESVCDDPEVIAANIMEVKVSSPDYPERHRERVMDDFLKRIECYKVTYQPLDPDDYDKDLSFIKVMNVGRRFLVNRVQDYIQSKIVYYLMNIHVHSHSIYLCRHGESHHNVEGRIGGDSELSSRGKQFARALRKFIEEHELSDLKVWTSQLRRTIQTAEELAVPYEQWKILNEIDAGVCEEMTYEMIQRAFPEEFALRDQDKYHYRYPGGESYQDLVQRLEPVIMELERQGNVLVICHQAVMRCLLAYFLDKSAEDLPYMKCPLHTVLKLTPVAYGCKVEMFYLNVEAVNTHRDRPLDQFPKDSALLLRRNSYTPLSSHDQVKRPRLYSAGNQPWLPLAPTPSALMPEGRSSQVSVASAVGRLANQSPPIPVVTSTTKPPSFTVCVLRK; this is encoded by the exons ATGTCGAACCGGCGCCCCCACACCAAGAAAGCAGACGACAGGATGAATGAGAAGAAATGCT CATGGGCGTCCTACATGACAAATATCCCTACCGTGATCGTGATGATCGGTCTGCCGGCCCGAGGGAAGACGTACGTGTCCAAGAAGCTCACGCGCTACCTCAACTGGATCGGCGTCCCCACCAAAG TGTTTAACCTGGGCGTGTACCGGCGTGAGGCCGTCCGAGCCTACAAGTCGTACGACTTCTTCCGCCACGACAACGAGGAGGCCATGAAGATCAGGAA GCAGTGCGCGCTTGTGGCCTTGCAAGATGTGAAAGTGTACCTGACAGACGAAGGCGGTCAAATCGCT GTTTTCGACGCAACCAACACGACGAGAGAACGCCGGGACCTCATTCAGGCGTTTGTGAAGGAGAACGCGTTCAAG GTGTTCTTCGTGGAGTCCGTGTGTGACGACCCGGAGGTCATTGCCGCCAATATCATG GAAGTCAAGGTGTCCAGTCCAGACTACCCCGAGAGGCACCGGGAGCGAGTCATGGATGACTTCCTGAAACGGATCGAGTGCTACAAGGTGACTTACCAGCCGTTGGATCCTGATGATTACGACAA GGACCTGTCTTTCATCAAAGTGATGAACGTGGGCCGCCGTTTCTTGGTGAACCGGGTGCAAGACTACATCCAGAGCAAGATCGTCTACTACCTCATGAACATCCACGTGCACTCGCACTCCATCTACCTGTGTCGCCACGGCGAGAGCCACCACAACGTCGAGGGCCGCATCGGAGGCGATTCGGAACTCTCGTCGCGTGGGAAACAG tttgccCGTGCCCTTCGTAAGTTCATCGAGGAGCACGAGCTGTCGGATTTGAAGGTGTGGACGAGCCAGCTGAGACGCACCATACAGACGGCGGAGGAGCTGGCCGTCCCTTACGAACAGTGGAAGATCCTCAACGAAATTGACGCG gGCGTGTGCGAGGAGATGACCTACGAGATGATCCAGAGGGCGTTCCCGGAGGAGTTTGCCTTGAGGGACCAGGACAAATATCACTATCGCTACCCAGGCGGAGAG TCGTACCAGGACCTGGTCCAGCGTCTGGAGCCGGTCATCATGGAGCTGGAGAGGCAAGGCAACGTGCTGGTCATCTGCCACCAGGCCGTCATGCGATGCCTGCTGGCCTACTTCCTGGACAAAAGCgcag AAGATCTGCCCTACATGAAGTGTCCGCTCCACACCGTCCTCAAACTCACCCCGGTGGCGTACG GCTGTAAAGTGGAAATGTTTTATCTCAATGTGGAGGCAGTGAACACGCATCGCGACAGGCCACTT GATCAATTCCCCAAGGACTCGGCCCTCTTACTCCGGCGGAATAGTTACACGCCCTTGTCCAGTCACGACCAGGTGAAGCGTCCCCGGCTGTACAGCGCCGGCAACCAGCCGTGGCTGCCCCTGGCGCCCACGCCGTCGGCTTTGATGCCCGAGGGACGCTCCAGCCAAGTCAGTGTCGCCTCCGCCGTCGGCCGtcttgctaaccagtcacctCCCATCCCAGTTGTCACGTCTACAACTAAACCACCATCTTTCACTGTTTGTGTTctaagaaaatag